The Pedobacter ginsengisoli region ACAAAAGCTCCGCCGTCTTTTTGTTGCACGCCTAAAAGCAACGAGGTTTCGGTACTTACCAAAGCTCCTGAAGTATTGATCTTTAAACCTGGTCTGAAGCAAATCTCGCCAGCCGAATTGATAAAGAAAAAATACTTAGTTGAATATCTGGTACTCATGTCGAAACTTTTTAGTACTTCTACCACTGTAGCACCATTGGCAGAGATCTTATAAACAGAATAAATGCTTGGTCCGGTACCTTCATATTTTAATGCATAAACATTCCCGGCTGCATCGGTAGTTAGCTTAACAATACCGGTTATCCTGGCATCGGTAGTTAAAACTTCCGGCGCTCCAGTCCCGGCTGGATTTAGCTTATAAATGGTATTTTGTCCGGCAGTACTGTTCAGAATGGTATAGTCTGAATAGTAGATCATGTTATTAGGCCGGTCAATTATCATTGCACCAATCTCCTTAGTAGCCGTGGCTATTTTACTAAAGCTTAAGTTGCCTGATAAGGCATTAATGTAAGATACGGTATTACCGCCATTACCGCTTGTGCTGTTCACTGTAAATGTGGTATTAAAACCCTCGGCAACAACCGCATTGTTACCGCTTACCGTGATAGAAACGCCTCCGGTAACTGCACTGGCCGGTACTTCAACCGTAAGTTGTGTAGTAGTTGCAGATTTTACGGTAGCTAATACCACAGTACCGCCTGTAGTAGTGGCGAAAAAAACCTTATTCTCACTCATCTGAGGATTAAAGTTGGTACCCGTAAGTGTGATCACATCGCCTACTTTACCATTGGTTGGCGACATTGCGGTGAAGGTTGGTGTGGCCGCTGTTTTTGGTTTTACAGTTATTGATGCCCCCAGAGGATCTTTAATTGTAGCTGCAACGCCTTTTATTGATACTGCAAGTGTACCAGAAACCAGAGTAG contains the following coding sequences:
- a CDS encoding IPT/TIG domain-containing protein; protein product: MVKPFLFLLMLAVIMVSCKKENTTEEQPTPETPQITSISPKDPQPDDVVTITGTGFGNVVKDLKVSVGNTALSVTSVKDTEIKFTVPATLVSGTLAVSIKGVAATIKDPLGASITVKPKTAATPTFTAMSPTNGKVGDVITLTGTNFNPQMSENKVFFATTTGGTVVLATVKSATTTQLTVEVPASAVTGGVSITVSGNNAVVAEGFNTTFTVNSTSGNGGNTVSYINALSGNLSFSKIATATKEIGAMIIDRPNNMIYYSDYTILNSTAGQNTIYKLNPAGTGAPEVLTTDARITGIVKLTTDAAGNVYALKYEGTGPSIYSVYKISANGATVVEVLKSFDMSTRYSTKYFFFINSAGEICFRPGLKINTSGALVSTETSLLLGVQQKDGGAFVDGTNAYLLQSTANNEQVKTIKFIKWNLSTSAVADAGLTPTNIFGTDDAGFYTSTDKLSYIKYAFDASKNMYAITDHSYQSGQTSKTWIVRKVAAGSNASTLLGTFLIKFPAVDLNDYNSAVEFIADAAGNLYFKANQKDIIKIKQ